Genomic DNA from Phaeobacter porticola:
ATGACGGAAGAAAACTGGGGCCGGTTGAGACAGCGTTTGTTGAAAACCGTGGGGCAAAACAACTTTACAACTTGGATCGAACCTCTTGAGTTTGCGCGGGTTGATGATGGCGTTGCCATCTTCAACGTGCCGACGAATTTTATGGGAAACTATGTCAGCCAGAACTTTGCTGATTTGATCCTGCATGAATTCAATCTGTCCGGCATGTCGGTACAGCGGCTGGCCTTTCGGGTTGCTGCCAATTCCAGTACGCGCCCGGTGCAGACCGAACAGACAGCTGCCGCTGATGACGCACCGTTGGATGGTCTGGACGACGAGGTGTTGACGGATAAGACGCGTATTCGCGCCGTTGGGCGCACCGCGCCGACTAAGGATCTGGGTGACACACTGCAGGCCGCACCGCTTGACCCTCGGTTTACCTTTGACAGCTTTGTCGTCGGCAAGCCTAACGAATTGGCACATGCAGCTGCACGTCGTGTGGCTGACGGTGGGCCGGTTACTTTTAACCCGCTGGTGCTTTATGGCGGCGTCGGTCTGGGTAAAACGCACCTGATGCACGCTATCGCTTGGGAGCTGACGGCCCGCAATCCAGATCTCAATGTGCTGTATCTGTCAGCGGAACAGTTTATGTACCGCTTTGTTCAGGCGCTGCGCGAACGCAAGATGATGGATTTTAAACACCTTTTTCGGTCGGTTGACGTTCTGATGGTAGATGATGTGCAATTCATCGCTGGGAAGGATTCAACACAGGAAGAATTCTTCCACACATTCAATGCGTTGGTGGACCAGAATAAGCAGATCATCATTTCCGCTGACCGCGCACCGGGCGAGATCAAGGATCTTGAAGACCGGGTTCGTTCGCGGCTTCAATGTGGTCTGGTTGTTGATCTGCATCCGACTGACTACGAACTGCGCCTTGGCATTCTTCAGTCCAAAGTTGCCCAGCAGATGATGACCTATCCCGATCTGCGGATTACTGATGGCGTTCTGGAATTCCTTGCGCACCGTATCTCCACCAACGTGCGGGTGCTTGAGGGCG
This window encodes:
- the dnaA gene encoding chromosomal replication initiator protein DnaA: MTEENWGRLRQRLLKTVGQNNFTTWIEPLEFARVDDGVAIFNVPTNFMGNYVSQNFADLILHEFNLSGMSVQRLAFRVAANSSTRPVQTEQTAAADDAPLDGLDDEVLTDKTRIRAVGRTAPTKDLGDTLQAAPLDPRFTFDSFVVGKPNELAHAAARRVADGGPVTFNPLVLYGGVGLGKTHLMHAIAWELTARNPDLNVLYLSAEQFMYRFVQALRERKMMDFKHLFRSVDVLMVDDVQFIAGKDSTQEEFFHTFNALVDQNKQIIISADRAPGEIKDLEDRVRSRLQCGLVVDLHPTDYELRLGILQSKVAQQMMTYPDLRITDGVLEFLAHRISTNVRVLEGALTRLFAFASLVGREIDMELTQDCLADVLRASERKITVEEIQRKVSEYYNIRMSDIIGPKRLRSYARPRQVAMYLCKQLTSRSLPEIGRRFGGRDHTTVMHGVRRIEELKTIDGQIAEDVEMLRRSLEA